From Anopheles coluzzii chromosome 3, AcolN3, whole genome shotgun sequence, the proteins below share one genomic window:
- the LOC120957491 gene encoding esterase E4-like isoform X5: MQLKGNFYRPPNSYKRMHFRLDTSESDWPVHSTNSSLNSSTIRTVSSMGRLQYSFAALLSVLTIASIIGTSLSQDYQGPVVDIQGLGSVLGTMGETAWTGRPIYQFFNIKYAEAPVGEQRFRAPLSVLPWSGVMNVTAPGRGCPQRRTISQDDPDAEDCLTLSVYSNDLTGNRPVMLYVHGGAFVVGSAERFGPEYLLEKDIVLVVIQYRLGTLGFLSTGTKSIPGNAAMYDVMESLEWVSRHIRSFGGNPLEVTIFGESAGGHAVSAMLHSPRVREGLFKRAIIQSGTLFMPWVICQDPTEGAYEIANIIGCNMTTPAEIDRCLKNASVRDLVLAQDEHKKNEFSSPGYPKVAGACITVGGAYGNQSFMPVHPRESTYFRDVEIIFGMNSQEGLIFFNEYFRYALDSQPIEFDSHWDFLEFLKTVNIKFGSGAFVDAVVGYELLSKATWEEMDRANFSEIVPLFIDVAGNLALKYGSVEEANRFARALPGQVYLYNFDYVGPPSPVTPGFPYDFPNTVGHGDELKFLFPMSNVLNEEHTQMAKIMVGLWTSFAITGKPQADNVMPWPTVSRPFGPYFRLVNPPEQKEYFVNELTNSVEKARGPRKPSSSSQTSALLAHCNDLLLKRSNVY, translated from the exons ATGCAGCTCAAAGGTAACTTCTATCGACCCCCAAATTCGTATAAAAGGATGCACTTTCGGCTAGATACTTCAGAAAGTGATTGGCCTGTGCATAGTACAAACTCCTCACTGAACAGCTCGACAATACGTACAGTTTCAAGCATGGGGCGTCTTCAGTATTCCTTCGCTGCTCTACTATCCGTGCTCACGATCGCCTCGATTATTGGCACTTCCCTGTCCCAAGATTATCAGGGACCGGTGGTAGACATCCAAGGACTTGGATCAGTCTTGGGAACCATGGGAGAGACGGCCTGGACTGGACGACCCATCTACCAGTTCTTCAACATCAAGTACGCCGAGGCTCCGGTAGGAGAACAACGCTTCCGTGCTCCTCTCAGTGTACTTCCCTGGTCTGGTGTCATGAATGTCACCGCTCCTGGTCGTGGTTGTCCTCAGCGACGCACTATTTCTCAAGATGACCCCGATGCCGAGGATTGTCTCACGCTTTCCGTCTACTCCAACGAT CTTACGGGTAATCGTCCCGTCATGCTCTACGTCCACGGAGGTGCCTTCGTGGTCGGATCCGCGGAGCGATTCGGACCTGAGTATTTGCTCGAGAAGGacatcgtcctcgtcgtcatACAGTATCGCTTGGGTACACTCGGATTCCTGTCAACTGGAACCAAATCTATTCCCGGAAATGCCGCCATGTACGACGTAATGGAGTCGCTTGAGTGGGTATCCCGACACATTCGTAGCTTCGGTGGAAACCCACTAGAAGTAACGATCTTCGGTGAGTCTGCCGGAGGACATGCAGTTTCCGCTATGCTCCATAGCCCCCGGGTTCGTGAGGGACTCTTCAAACGCGCCATCATCCAGTCCGGTACCTTGTTCATGCCCTGGGTCATCTGTCAGGATCCTACCGAGGGTGCATACGAGATCGCTAACATCATCGGTTGTAACATGACGACTCCTGCCGAGATCGACAGATGTCTCAAGAACGCATCGGTCCGCGATTTGGTTTTGGCGCAAGACGAACACAAG aaaaatgagttcaGCTCACCAGGATATCCCAAGGTTGCTGGAGCTTGCATCACCGTCGGTGGAGCTTACGGAAACCAGAGCTTCATGCCCGTTCACCCCAGAGAGTCTACCTACTTCCGGGATGTTGAGATCATCTTCGGAATGAACTCCCAGGAGGGTCTTATCTTCTTCAACGAGTACTTCCGCTACGCCCTGGATTCTCAACCCATCGAGTTCGACTCTCACTGGGACTTCCTGGAGTTTCTCAAGACCGTTAACATCAAGTTTGGATCTGGTGCGTTCGTCGATGCCGTTGTTGGCTATGAGCTCCTGTCCAAAGCCACCTGGGAGGAAATGGATCGTGCTAACTTCTCAGAGATAGTTCCTCTGTTCATTGAT GTTGCTGGAAACTTGGCCCTCAAATACGGTTCCGTCGAGGAGGCTAACCGATTCGCTAGAGCGCTTCCAGGGCAAGTCTACCTCTACAACTTTGACTATGTTGGGCCGCCGTCTCCTGTTACCCCCGGATTTCCGTACGATTTCCCCAACACAGTCGGTCATGGCGATGAGCTCAAGTTCTTGTTCCCCATGTCAAACGTACTGAACGAAGAGCACACCCAAATGGCTAAGATCATGGTGGGTCTGTGGACGTCCTTTGCGATCACTGGCAAGCCTCAGGCTGATAACGTCATGCCATGGCCAACTGTATCGA GACCATTTGGACCGTATTTCCGACTCGTCAACCCGCCAGAACAGAAAGAATATTTTGTCAATGAGTTAACGAACAGTGTGGAGAAAGCCAGAGGACCGCGAAAGCCATCCTCTTCCTCGCAGACTTCTGCGTTGCTAGCGCACTGTAATGATCTTCTCTTAAAACGGAGTAATGTTTACTGA
- the LOC120957491 gene encoding esterase E4-like isoform X2, whose translation MQLKGNFYRPPNSYKRMHFRLDTSESDWPVHSTNSSLNSSTIRTVSSMGRLQYSFAALLSVLTIASIIGTSLSQDYQGPVVDIQGLGSVLGTMGETAWTGRPIYQFFNIKYAEAPVGEQRFRAPLSVLPWSGVMNVTAPGRGCPQRRTISQDDPDAEDCLTLSVYSNDLTANRPVMLYVHGGAFVVGSAERFGPEYLLEKDIVLVVIQYRLGTLGFLSTGTEAIPGNAAMYDVLESLEWVSRHIRSFGGNPEDVTIFGESAGGHAVSAMLHSPRVREGLFKRAIIQSGTLFMPWVICQDPTEGAYEIARIIGCPMTTPAEIDNCLKSASVSDLVLAQDEHKKNEFSSPGYPKVAGACITVGGAYGNQSFMPVHPRESTYFRDVEIIFGMNSQEGLIFFNEYFRYALDSQPIEFDSHWDFLEFLKTVNIKFGSGAFVDAVVGYELLSKATWEEMDRANFSEIVPLFIDVAGNLALKYGSVEEANRFARALPGQVYLYNFDYVGPPSPVTPGFPYDFPNTVGHGDELKFLFPMSNVLNEEHTQMAKIMVGLWTSFAITGKPQADNVMPWPTVSRPFGPYFRLVNPPEQKEYFVNELTNSVEKARGPRKPSSSSQTSALLAHCNDLLLKRSNVY comes from the exons ATGCAGCTCAAAGGTAACTTCTATCGACCCCCAAATTCGTATAAAAGGATGCACTTTCGGCTAGATACTTCAGAAAGTGATTGGCCTGTGCATAGTACAAACTCCTCACTGAACAGCTCGACAATACGTACAGTTTCAAGCATGGGGCGTCTTCAGTATTCCTTCGCTGCTCTACTATCCGTGCTCACGATCGCCTCGATTATTGGCACTTCCCTGTCCCAAGATTATCAGGGACCGGTGGTAGACATCCAAGGACTTGGATCAGTCTTGGGAACCATGGGAGAGACGGCCTGGACTGGACGACCCATCTACCAGTTCTTCAACATCAAGTACGCCGAGGCTCCGGTAGGAGAACAACGCTTCCGTGCTCCTCTCAGTGTACTTCCCTGGTCTGGTGTCATGAATGTCACCGCTCCTGGTCGTGGTTGTCCTCAGCGACGCACTATTTCTCAAGATGACCCCGATGCCGAGGATTGTCTCACGCTTTCCGTCTACTCCAACGAT CTTACGGCCAATCGTCCCGTCATGCTCTACGTCCACGGAGGTGCCTTCGTGGTTGGATCCGCGGAGCGATTCGGACCTGAGTATTTGCTCGAGAAGGacatcgtcctcgtcgtcatACAGTATCGCTTGGGTACGCTCGGATTTCTCTCTACTGGTACCGAGGCTATCCCTGGTAACGCTGCCATGTACGACGTGCTCGAGTCGCTTGAATGGGTATCCCGACACATTCGTAGCTTCGGTGGAAACCCAGAGGACGTTACGATCTTTGGAGAGTCTGCCGGAGGACATGCAGTTTCCGCTATGCTCCATAGCCCCCGTGTTCGCGAGGGACTCTTCAAACGTGCCATCATCCAGTCCGGTACCTTGTTCATGCCCTGGGTCATCTGTCAGGATCCTACCGAGGGCGCATACGAGATCGCTCGTATTATCGGTTGTCCCATGACGACTCCTGCCGAGATCGATAACTGCCTTAAGAGTGCATCGGTCAGTGATTTGGTGTTGGCTCAAGACGAACACAAG aaaaatgagttcaGCTCTCCAGGATATCCCAAA GTTGCTGGAGCTTGCATCACCGTCGGTGGAGCTTACGGAAACCAGAGCTTCATGCCCGTTCACCCCAGAGAGTCTACCTACTTCCGGGATGTTGAGATCATCTTCGGAATGAACTCCCAGGAGGGTCTTATCTTCTTCAACGAGTACTTCCGCTACGCCCTGGATTCTCAACCCATCGAGTTCGACTCTCACTGGGACTTCCTGGAGTTTCTCAAGACCGTTAACATCAAGTTTGGATCTGGTGCGTTCGTCGATGCCGTTGTTGGCTATGAGCTCCTGTCCAAAGCCACCTGGGAGGAAATGGATCGTGCTAACTTCTCAGAGATAGTTCCTCTGTTCATTGAT GTTGCTGGAAACTTGGCCCTCAAATACGGTTCCGTCGAGGAGGCTAACCGATTCGCTAGAGCGCTTCCAGGGCAAGTCTACCTCTACAACTTTGACTATGTTGGGCCGCCGTCTCCTGTTACCCCCGGATTTCCGTACGATTTCCCCAACACAGTCGGTCATGGCGATGAGCTCAAGTTCTTGTTCCCCATGTCAAACGTACTGAACGAAGAGCACACCCAAATGGCTAAGATCATGGTGGGTCTGTGGACGTCCTTTGCGATCACTGGCAAGCCTCAGGCTGATAACGTCATGCCATGGCCAACTGTATCGA GACCATTTGGACCGTATTTCCGACTCGTCAACCCGCCAGAACAGAAAGAATATTTTGTCAATGAGTTAACGAACAGTGTGGAGAAAGCCAGAGGACCGCGAAAGCCATCCTCTTCCTCGCAGACTTCTGCGTTGCTAGCGCACTGTAATGATCTTCTCTTAAAACGGAGTAATGTTTACTGA
- the LOC120957491 gene encoding esterase E4-like isoform X1 — MQLKGNFYRPPNSYKRMHFRLDTSESDWPVHSTNSSLNSSTIRTVSSMGRLQYSFAALLSVLTIASIIGTSLSQDYQGPVVDIQGLGSVLGTMGETAWTGRPIYQFFNIKYAEAPVGEQRFRAPLSVLPWSGVMNVTAPGRGCPQRRTISQDDPDAEDCLTLSVYSNDLTANRPVMLYVHGGAFVVGSAERFGPEYLLEKDIVLVVIQYRLGTLGFLSTGTEAIPGNAAMYDVLESLEWVSRHIRSFGGNPEDVTIFGESAGGHAVSAMLHSPRVREGLFKRAIIQSGTLFMPWVICQDPTEGAYEIARIIGCPMTTPAEIDNCLKSASVSDLVLAQDEHKKNEFSSPGYPKVAGACITVGGALGDESFMPVHPRESTYFRDVEIIFGMNSQEGLIFFNEYFQYALDSQPIEFDSHWDFLEFLKTVNIKFGSGAFVDTVVGYELLSKATWEEMDRANFSEIVPLFIDVAGNLALKYGSVEEANRFARALPGQVYLYNFDYVGPPSPVTPGFPYDFPNTVGHGDELKFLFPMSNVLNEEHTQMAKIMVGLWTSFAITGKPQADNVMPWPTVSRPFGPYFRLVNPPEQKEYFVNELTNSVEKARGPRKPSSSSQTSALLAHCNDLLLKRSNVY, encoded by the exons ATGCAGCTCAAAGGTAACTTCTATCGACCCCCAAATTCGTATAAAAGGATGCACTTTCGGCTAGATACTTCAGAAAGTGATTGGCCTGTGCATAGTACAAACTCCTCACTGAACAGCTCGACAATACGTACAGTTTCAAGCATGGGGCGTCTTCAGTATTCCTTCGCTGCTCTACTATCCGTGCTCACGATCGCCTCGATTATTGGCACTTCCCTGTCCCAAGATTATCAGGGACCGGTGGTAGACATCCAAGGACTTGGATCAGTCTTGGGAACCATGGGAGAGACGGCCTGGACTGGACGACCCATCTACCAGTTCTTCAACATCAAGTACGCCGAGGCTCCGGTAGGAGAACAACGCTTCCGTGCTCCTCTCAGTGTACTTCCCTGGTCTGGTGTCATGAATGTCACCGCTCCTGGTCGTGGTTGTCCTCAGCGACGCACTATTTCTCAAGATGACCCCGATGCCGAGGATTGTCTCACGCTTTCCGTCTACTCCAACGAT CTTACGGCCAATCGTCCCGTCATGCTCTACGTCCACGGAGGTGCCTTCGTGGTTGGATCCGCGGAGCGATTCGGACCTGAGTATTTGCTCGAGAAGGacatcgtcctcgtcgtcatACAGTATCGCTTGGGTACGCTCGGATTTCTCTCTACTGGTACCGAGGCTATCCCTGGTAACGCTGCCATGTACGACGTGCTCGAGTCGCTTGAATGGGTATCCCGACACATTCGTAGCTTCGGTGGAAACCCAGAGGACGTTACGATCTTTGGAGAGTCTGCCGGAGGACATGCAGTTTCCGCTATGCTCCATAGCCCCCGTGTTCGCGAGGGACTCTTCAAACGTGCCATCATCCAGTCCGGTACCTTGTTCATGCCCTGGGTCATCTGTCAGGATCCTACCGAGGGCGCATACGAGATCGCTCGTATTATCGGTTGTCCCATGACGACTCCTGCCGAGATCGATAACTGCCTTAAGAGTGCATCGGTCAGTGATTTGGTGTTGGCTCAAGACGAACACAAG aaaaatgagttcaGCTCTCCAGGATATCCCAAAGTTGCTGGAGCTTGTATCACCGTCGGTGGAGCTCTTGGAGATGAAAGCTTCATGCCCGTTCACCCCAGAGAGTCTACCTACTTCCGGGATGTTGAGATCATCTTCGGAATGAACTCCCAGGAGGGTCTCATCTTCTTCAACGAATACTTCCAATATGCTTTAGACTCCCAACCCATCGAGTTCGACTCTCACTGGGACTTCCTGGAGTTTCTCAAGACCGTTAACATCAAGTTTGGATCTGGTGCCTTCGTCGATACCGTTGTTGGCTATGAGCTGCTATCCAAAGCCACCTGGGAGGAAATGGATCGTGCTAACTTCTCGGAGATAGTTCCTCTGTTCATTGAT GTTGCTGGAAACTTGGCCCTCAAATACGGTTCCGTCGAGGAGGCTAACCGATTCGCTAGAGCGCTTCCAGGGCAAGTCTACCTCTACAACTTTGACTATGTTGGGCCGCCGTCTCCTGTTACCCCCGGATTTCCGTACGATTTCCCCAACACAGTCGGTCATGGCGATGAGCTCAAGTTCTTGTTCCCCATGTCAAACGTACTGAACGAAGAGCACACCCAAATGGCTAAGATCATGGTGGGTCTGTGGACGTCCTTTGCGATCACTGGCAAGCCTCAGGCTGATAACGTCATGCCATGGCCAACTGTATCGA GACCATTTGGACCGTATTTCCGACTCGTCAACCCGCCAGAACAGAAAGAATATTTTGTCAATGAGTTAACGAACAGTGTGGAGAAAGCCAGAGGACCGCGAAAGCCATCCTCTTCCTCGCAGACTTCTGCGTTGCTAGCGCACTGTAATGATCTTCTCTTAAAACGGAGTAATGTTTACTGA
- the LOC120957491 gene encoding esterase E4-like isoform X6: protein MQLKGNFYRPPNSYKRMHFRLDTSESDWPVHSTNSSLNSSTIRTVSSMGRLQYSFAALLSVLTIASIIGTSLSQDYQGPVVDIQGLGSVLGTMGETAWTGRPIYQFFNIKYAEAPVGEQRFRAPLSVLPWSGVMNVTAPGRGCPQRRTISQDDPDAEDCLTLSVYSNDLTANRPVMLYVHGGAFVVGSAERFGPEYLLEKDIVLVVIQYRLGTLGFLSTGTKSIPGNAAMYDVMESLEWVSRHIRSFGGNPLEVTIFGESAGGHAVSAMLHSPRVREGLFKRAIIQSGTLFMPWVICQDPTEGAYEIANIIGCNMTTPAEIDRCLKNASVRDLVLAQDEHKKNEFSSPGYPKVAGACITVGGAYGNQSFMPVHPRESTYFRDVEIIFGMNSQEGLIFFNEYFRYALDSQPIEFDSHWDFLEFLKTVNIKFGSGAFVDAVVGYELLSKATWEEMDRANFSEIVPLFIDVAGNLALKYGSVEEANRFARALPGQVYLYNFDYVGPPSPVTPGFPYDFPNTVGHGDELKFLFPMSNVLNEEHTQMAKIMVGLWTSFAITGKPQADNVMPWPTVSRPFGPYFRLVNPPEQKEYFVNELTNSVEKARGPRKPSSSSQTSALLAHCNDLLLKRSNVY from the exons ATGCAGCTCAAAGGTAACTTCTATCGACCCCCAAATTCGTATAAAAGGATGCACTTTCGGCTAGATACTTCAGAAAGTGATTGGCCTGTGCATAGTACAAACTCCTCACTGAACAGCTCGACAATACGTACAGTTTCAAGCATGGGGCGTCTTCAGTATTCCTTCGCTGCTCTACTATCCGTGCTCACGATCGCCTCGATTATTGGCACTTCCCTGTCCCAAGATTATCAGGGACCGGTGGTAGACATCCAAGGACTTGGATCAGTCTTGGGAACCATGGGAGAGACGGCCTGGACTGGACGACCCATCTACCAGTTCTTCAACATCAAGTACGCCGAGGCTCCGGTAGGAGAACAACGCTTCCGTGCTCCTCTCAGTGTACTTCCCTGGTCTGGTGTCATGAATGTCACCGCTCCTGGTCGTGGTTGTCCTCAGCGACGCACTATTTCTCAAGATGACCCCGATGCCGAGGATTGTCTCACGCTTTCCGTCTACTCCAACGAT CTTACGGCCAATCGTCCCGTCATGCTCTACGTCCACGGAG GTGCCTTCGTGGTCGGATCCGCGGAGCGATTCGGACCTGAGTATTTGCTCGAGAAGGacatcgtcctcgtcgtcatACAGTATCGCTTGGGTACACTCGGATTCCTGTCAACTGGAACCAAATCTATTCCCGGAAATGCCGCCATGTACGACGTAATGGAGTCGCTTGAGTGGGTATCCCGACACATTCGTAGCTTCGGTGGAAACCCACTAGAAGTAACGATCTTCGGTGAGTCTGCCGGAGGACATGCAGTTTCCGCTATGCTCCATAGCCCCCGGGTTCGTGAGGGACTCTTCAAACGCGCCATCATCCAGTCCGGTACCTTGTTCATGCCCTGGGTCATCTGTCAGGATCCTACCGAGGGTGCATACGAGATCGCTAACATCATCGGTTGTAACATGACGACTCCTGCCGAGATCGACAGATGTCTCAAGAACGCATCGGTCCGCGATTTGGTTTTGGCGCAAGACGAACACAAG aaaaatgagttcaGCTCACCAGGATATCCCAAGGTTGCTGGAGCTTGCATCACCGTCGGTGGAGCTTACGGAAACCAGAGCTTCATGCCCGTTCACCCCAGAGAGTCTACCTACTTCCGGGATGTTGAGATCATCTTCGGAATGAACTCCCAGGAGGGTCTTATCTTCTTCAACGAGTACTTCCGCTACGCCCTGGATTCTCAACCCATCGAGTTCGACTCTCACTGGGACTTCCTGGAGTTTCTCAAGACCGTTAACATCAAGTTTGGATCTGGTGCGTTCGTCGATGCCGTTGTTGGCTATGAGCTCCTGTCCAAAGCCACCTGGGAGGAAATGGATCGTGCTAACTTCTCAGAGATAGTTCCTCTGTTCATTGAT GTTGCTGGAAACTTGGCCCTCAAATACGGTTCCGTCGAGGAGGCTAACCGATTCGCTAGAGCGCTTCCAGGGCAAGTCTACCTCTACAACTTTGACTATGTTGGGCCGCCGTCTCCTGTTACCCCCGGATTTCCGTACGATTTCCCCAACACAGTCGGTCATGGCGATGAGCTCAAGTTCTTGTTCCCCATGTCAAACGTACTGAACGAAGAGCACACCCAAATGGCTAAGATCATGGTGGGTCTGTGGACGTCCTTTGCGATCACTGGCAAGCCTCAGGCTGATAACGTCATGCCATGGCCAACTGTATCGA GACCATTTGGACCGTATTTCCGACTCGTCAACCCGCCAGAACAGAAAGAATATTTTGTCAATGAGTTAACGAACAGTGTGGAGAAAGCCAGAGGACCGCGAAAGCCATCCTCTTCCTCGCAGACTTCTGCGTTGCTAGCGCACTGTAATGATCTTCTCTTAAAACGGAGTAATGTTTACTGA
- the LOC120957491 gene encoding esterase E4-like isoform X10, with protein MASVQLSTTAVLIVLAIASIAGTSVAQDDQTPVVRIGRLGAVMGTMGETAWTGRPIYKFFNVKYAEAPVGRNRFRPPRSVRPWTGVMNATVPGRACPQRRTLSQDDPDAEDCLTLSIYSNNLTGNRPVMLYVHGGAFVVGSAERFGPEYLLEKDIVLVVIQYRLGTLGFLSTGTKSIPGNAAMYDVMESLEWVSRHIRSFGGNPLEVTIFGESAGGHAVSAMLHSPRVREGLFKRAIIQSGTLFMPWVICQDPTEGAYEIANIIGCNMTTPAEIDRCLKNASVRDLVLAQDEHKKNEFSSPGYPKVAGACITVGGAYGNQSFMPVHPRESTYFRDVEIIFGMNSQEGLIFFNEYFRYALDSQPIEFDSHWDFLEFLKTVNIKFGSGAFVDAVVGYELLSKATWEEMDRANFSEIVPLFIDVAGNLALKYGSVEEANRFARALPGQVYLYNFDYVGPPSPVTPGFPYDFPNTVGHGDELKFLFPMSNVLNEEHTQMAKIMVGLWTSFAITGKPQADNVMPWPTVSRPFGPYFRLVNPPEQKEYFVNELTNSVEKARGPRKPSSSSQTSALLAHCNDLLLKRSNVY; from the exons ATGGCTAGTGTTCAATTGTCAACGACAGCTGTATTAATCGTGCTCGCGATCGCCTCGATCGCAGGTACATCGGTTGCTCAAGATGATCAAACTCCTGTAGTAAGAATAGGAAGGTTAGGAGCAGTCATGGGAACCATGGGAGAGACGGCATGGACTGGACGACCCATCTATAAGTTCTTCAACGTCAAGTACGCCGAGGCTCCGGTGGGACGAAACCGTTTCCGACCCCCGCGGAGCGTACGCCCATGGACTGGTGTTATGAATGCTACAGTTCCTGGGCGTGCCTGCCCTCAGCGGCGCACTCTCTCTCAGGATGACCCTGATGCCGAGGATTGTCTCACGCTTTCGATCTATTCTAACAAC CTTACGGGTAATCGTCCCGTCATGCTCTACGTCCACGGAGGTGCCTTCGTGGTCGGATCCGCGGAGCGATTCGGACCTGAGTATTTGCTCGAGAAGGacatcgtcctcgtcgtcatACAGTATCGCTTGGGTACACTCGGATTCCTGTCAACTGGAACCAAATCTATTCCCGGAAATGCCGCCATGTACGACGTAATGGAGTCGCTTGAGTGGGTATCCCGACACATTCGTAGCTTCGGTGGAAACCCACTAGAAGTAACGATCTTCGGTGAGTCTGCCGGAGGACATGCAGTTTCCGCTATGCTCCATAGCCCCCGGGTTCGTGAGGGACTCTTCAAACGCGCCATCATCCAGTCCGGTACCTTGTTCATGCCCTGGGTCATCTGTCAGGATCCTACCGAGGGTGCATACGAGATCGCTAACATCATCGGTTGTAACATGACGACTCCTGCCGAGATCGACAGATGTCTCAAGAACGCATCGGTCCGCGATTTGGTTTTGGCGCAAGACGAACACAAG aaaaatgagttcaGCTCACCAGGATATCCCAAGGTTGCTGGAGCTTGCATCACCGTCGGTGGAGCTTACGGAAACCAGAGCTTCATGCCCGTTCACCCCAGAGAGTCTACCTACTTCCGGGATGTTGAGATCATCTTCGGAATGAACTCCCAGGAGGGTCTTATCTTCTTCAACGAGTACTTCCGCTACGCCCTGGATTCTCAACCCATCGAGTTCGACTCTCACTGGGACTTCCTGGAGTTTCTCAAGACCGTTAACATCAAGTTTGGATCTGGTGCGTTCGTCGATGCCGTTGTTGGCTATGAGCTCCTGTCCAAAGCCACCTGGGAGGAAATGGATCGTGCTAACTTCTCAGAGATAGTTCCTCTGTTCATTGAT GTTGCTGGAAACTTGGCCCTCAAATACGGTTCCGTCGAGGAGGCTAACCGATTCGCTAGAGCGCTTCCAGGGCAAGTCTACCTCTACAACTTTGACTATGTTGGGCCGCCGTCTCCTGTTACCCCCGGATTTCCGTACGATTTCCCCAACACAGTCGGTCATGGCGATGAGCTCAAGTTCTTGTTCCCCATGTCAAACGTACTGAACGAAGAGCACACCCAAATGGCTAAGATCATGGTGGGTCTGTGGACGTCCTTTGCGATCACTGGCAAGCCTCAGGCTGATAACGTCATGCCATGGCCAACTGTATCGA GACCATTTGGACCGTATTTCCGACTCGTCAACCCGCCAGAACAGAAAGAATATTTTGTCAATGAGTTAACGAACAGTGTGGAGAAAGCCAGAGGACCGCGAAAGCCATCCTCTTCCTCGCAGACTTCTGCGTTGCTAGCGCACTGTAATGATCTTCTCTTAAAACGGAGTAATGTTTACTGA